The genomic segment attaaaaagacacacaggTCAGTGTAATGATAGTTCTTCTTAATTCCTGAACAGCTAACTTTTTGGAGACGTTAGATTTCTGTAGGATACTGACATATCATCTGTAGTTATgtattcaaaatatcaaaagagaaaattaaaaaatataatttacattaTCAGCCTGAATTATGTTGGAGACAGCACTCAGCACTCGCTAACACGACAAACATCCTTAGTTTAGTATCTGTGGATCATGTTATAAGAAATCTATTTGTCTAAAGAACCTGATACACAGAGGAACCGTGGATCAGCGAATCCGACCGAAACTCATGACCAGCAGCAGTCAGTTGTGGACATTTTTCTCCAGCTTAACGGGCGTGTTAGATCATTTTACTCTCTGGCCGTGAAGATTTGccacatttctcaaaatgtggGCGCGTATCACTgccttaaaataaaaaggcacacacacacacacacacacacacacacacacacacacacacacacacacacacacacacacaaacacacagaagcacactgAGACTGAGAGAAACGGCATCCTGTCCACTCATTCTTACGagacagaatgaatgaatcactAACCCCAAGATTtactttgtctctttcttctgTGAATAAAGTATCCTCTCTATAAAATAAAGTCTCCTTCTTGCCTTCCCTGAAATGTTTAGTGATATCAGCTGGAATCATTTGGGTTAacttattaatattaataatatttactGCTGTGAAACtacatatattttctttttattcaggCACCTCATAACATACTAAGACTGTTGCAAAAATATGGATCCACTTCAAGTATGACACATTAACTTTAGGGGTCATTTAGAAAACATGACTGTACAACATAAGGACGTAAAGAAAGAGGGGGGGTTAAACAGAGCCCGTTTTTGGCTGTGTGACTGGAGAGTTTGTACCAATCTGAAGCCTGAAGTCAGGataagaagaaaacaacagaaaacaacaacaactcttTGTGTGCAAATGCATTCTGGTCCATCCAGACTCTCGGCCCACTTCAACGCACTTTCAGATGTGACCCTCTTGGGACCTTTGTGCCAGCTTAGGCCCCTGTACAGGAGCTTACTGAAAGCTGGCTCATCACTGGACGATCTGGGGCATCTCGCTCCAGGCTTTGGCCTTCTTCTTGGCCAGCGCCATCCATGGAGGCTCGTCCTGgggcagagcaggaggaggcaggCCTCGCTGGGAGGGCGGGGTCTGTCCAGAAAGACCTGGAGCTCTCGAACCAGACTTTTCTGGAGCGGTTCTCGATGAAAAAGGAGTGGATGTGGCTGTCGTACTCTGGGGCTGGGGCGTCTGGGAGGAAGGTAAAGAGGTGGCAGCTATGGAGAGAGATGGCGGGCTTGTGCAAGAGGGCGATTTTTGGGGAACAGGAACCGGAGAAAGGGGGGACAGGGATCTTTGGGCTGGGTTGGGTTGGGGTGGAGGTTTTGTGGAGGCAGGTGGAACTTGGGGTTTCGGAGGGACCGGACAGGGCAGCGACTGGGCTTTTGAAGGTTGAGGTGGCACTGGagttggaggagagagagctcTCCTTGCCTCCTTTTCTACAGATGCTGAAGGTTTGCTGATCTCCAACGAActcactggaagaaaaaaaaaaaaaaaaaaaaaaagaagaaacatgtcaaacacaaacaaactagAGAAGCATTTCCTGAAAGATATGCGTGTGATTGCTGTGTGTATTGATGCCGAATGGCATGATGTTTGGATGACTTTAGAATCAATTGTTAACTCATGGAACCTTGATGTATTTGCTGAGTTGTCGATGCAATGGAGGGATGTGAACGGAAGCTTTAATGCATTATGTTATATGAGTCATTATCACCGGGTAAAGGTAATGAGttactgtgtatatacagtggGTCTAGAGTGGCCCATATAAACTTTCAAGCATTACATAACTCATAATAATTCATTAACTGTGCATGTTCTCATAATAACTTAAtgcacagtttttctttcaggaATAATGAACATTTCAAAACACGAATGGGGTCTGTACCGTTTATGGTGGTTACGTAGAAATACAATGGATGTCTATggaattattattaaaaattaatcaaaaagtaCAACAGTTTTTACTTAGAAAAATCATAGCAGCCATCTACAAAGAATAATGCATGATTTGACATGTCAATCATCTCAGCATCAAAACTGGAGGAGGAGATACGTACCAAAAGGGTTGAAAGAAATGGGTTTTTCAGGACCAGCTCAATAAGTATGCAGATCTATGCCAACTTGATAAATATACAGGAAACTGCATCGAGTTATGCATTTATCAATATATGTGTGGTGTTAGGAGCCTAATCAGTTGTGAGTCGCAGGTGAGCAAAAGAGGCACAGAAGAATACACACAACGGAGTGAAGAACAGTCATATTATATAAAACAGCACAATTCACTTGCCTGGTGATCTGTTTTCTGGAATACGTTGCtcgtttttcctctttattctcTATTCTAAACCAGAACTATTTTCCTATTCTTACATCcatcaattttttatttttgcccaATTACCTTTATCTTTTTCGTCaatttaacccccccccccaaaaactgtatttctgacaaatttGTCAGCCTCTTCAAGCCTATGTGGGTTGAAATCGATACATCAACTCAGAGAGTGCACCATTGACTGTTAATAGAAGGTGAATTACAGTTAACGTTGTTGGGGTCAGTTGCAGTAGCAGACTCTTCACAGATGAGGGCAGCAttacatcagtaaaaaaaaaaacaacttgcacGCAACAGGTTGAGGTGCTGAGCCAACAACAGGTTAAGTggttacttttaaaaacactgaccttTTAAAATCAAGTACACTGACCTAAAACAAAGACAGCTGAAATGCTCCAATGCTGCGACTGGCCTGTCTTTTGAAAGtgcattcagtttattttgcaacctgtgtgtctttgcatctgtgtgtgttctgaccTTTGCTTGGGGATTCAGCTGTTTTGCTGCTGTGCTCCCTGCTTGCAGCTGAGCTGACGTACATTGGCAGGGAAGATTTCCTCTCTTGTTCCTCCTacaaacacagagcagcatgGTCAGTTATACAGTATCTGGGTACAGCCTGCTGTCTGGAATAACAAGTAGCTGGAATTGTGCGGTGATGttctatatatactgtatatggacgCAGGGGAAGAAACCAACAGTGTACACAAAAGTGCGTTTCCATCCGAAGCATGTATTTTTAGACTGTTGGAAACCCAAAACTAAACACTGGAATTTTTTCTTTGGCAAAATATATAATTGCGCAATGACTGTGAGCAATAGTTCTTCTGTATACTGAACTTTGCATCAGTGTTTCGCTTATTCATTATGATGATCACAGGGACATGTGATTCGCATGTTATGGAAAAATGTTGCCCCTTAGAAACCAGTTGCTAATTAAACAcaatcatttttcatgttggtaAAGTGGATTTAACATGAATATAACAACTAAACTAAACATCTGTACTTTGTTCCACCTCTCATAAGGACTGGACACctattttttggggggttttctGACTTCAGAGTCACCCCCCCAGGCTTGCTGCGAATTTGTGTCCACATAAAAGACATGCATGGCCGCgcggatacacacacacacacacacacacacacacacacacacacacacacacacacacacacacacacacacacacacacacacacacattacctTCTTGACAGTAATCTCATCCAGTGAGTTTTCTTTATAgatcttctgtttctgtttggcCATAGAGATCCAACTGGGAGAATCCGGTCCGCCAGAAACACCACGAGCTACAGCTGGGTCTgaatcaaaaacacagcagacacagtCAGACCATGGCCTGGATCAGGGGCTACTTTCTATTTCCTTCTCAAAGTGTAATCTAAACCAAGTTTTGGATTATTACATCTGAGCACCTCACTGAAAGCCTTATGCTCTTAGTGtaagtcaagtcaaatcaagtcGAACTTTACTTGTCCCCAGAGGGGCAATTGGTTATGCAGCAGTAAAAACACTAgatcagaaacacacaagccAATTAATTAAGATAATACGATACAAGGTCAGTATGTAAGAaaatgctgtgtgtttttatgtgtatacaCACCTGAGATACGCTTGGCCTTTCCTCCACCGTCTCCATGTACATCTGGCTTCTTAGGGAGGGCAGGCTTGTTACCGATTGGCTGACTTATAGTGGGCTTAACACTGATTGGCTGTGGTGGCTCAGCTTTACAGCCGATTGGCGGAATTGGAGTCTCGATGGGAGACTGAGTAAGAGAAAACCAGATAGTTAAtaagtaaagaataaaaactctgGTTAATCTGTTCATTGACTCTGCATTCCAACTCTAAAGGACCTCGTTAAATCAGGTATTTTTGTGACCTTTCAATGATTACAGACAGAATTTCAAATGTATGTGGCACAGTTATTGATGCTAACCATCTGCAAGCTCTAGTTGTagcaatttaaaatatttgacttaAACCTCTTTCATCATTTGTCTCCGACAAAATTTCTTGAACTTGAATATAATATACTTTATTTCATTCACAAAGGTAAGAAACTTCAGATTCCTGCCATCTGAACATCGTCAGTTATCTTGATAAGTGAAGGATAACCACGAAAACAAGACTCAAAAACATGCTGTCAACTATAACAGCACAAGTCGGGGTCATCACCTCTGTGTTGTCCTCCTCTGAGCTGAAGCGGTGCAGAACTGACGTCTTCCTCAGCCGGACCCCAAACGGGTTGTCGGGGCTTCCCTCCACTACGACAGAGCTCTCTGTAGGTGGGAGGTGTAAAAGTTGGTCTGCggtttcactttattttaagtcaaACAGACAGTTCACCTCATGTGACTGGAAAACAGAAGACGCGGGTCATAGTGAAAATAGGACGTGCAATTACCGCGTAGGACACTGAATCGACCCTAGACAGGGCAACAAGACAAGCACCCACACATATAAAATCGTACTAATGATCATGTTTAAGGTCTCTACCTTCTGTGCTTGCAGCACCTGAGGCCTGAGGTTTAACAGAGGATGGCGACGATGTCGCACTGCTCTGCGGTTTGGCAGCGGCGCTCCCAGCATTCCTCGCTCTACCAGGACTCAACACCAGCTCAACCTTAGGCGAGCTCGGAGGCTCTGCTTTCACGGCCGGATCCTTCTTGGTCGTAGCCTCCGCCTCCTCGCTTCCGGGGCCTGTGGTGGCAGATGACAGAGAGGAGGCGCAGGCgggtggagaggagggaggagtcAAACTTTGTGATCTCTGCCAGACGGGGGCGATGGTGAAGCGGGCTTTGCTCTGATCCGAACTACTGGGTGGCTGGTTGACTGTTTGCTCCACAGAGGCAGGAGGTGTAGCTTCTTCTTCCAGGGCCAACGGTTTTTCTTCGTCAGCTCGATCTTGATCTGTAGATGCTACAGCACGATCGGGTGATTCAGTGACATGTTCTTTGAGATCTGCAGCAGTTGGAGACTGTTGGAAGAAAGACGTGATTTTCTCTGAGCTGGGAGAGACTAGGTTTATGTGGATAGTGGTAGTGCTGGTCTTACTGGGGGAGAGAGCCCCACTCTCTTGTGATTGAGTCTCATAATGTGACTctggaagagacagagaaggcaGCTTGGAAGAAACAGTAGCTTGTTCTGTGGCCTCAGTTTGATCTTTTTCCTCTTGCTTTTTGTCTAAATAGGACATTTCGACCTTTTCATCCACATCAGGTGGGTTTGCTTCCGCGTCGTCCTCTTGGTCGGGTTTTTGTTCAGAGCGGTCGACCTCTACACCTTCCTCCGCCACCTCAGAGTTTTCTTGCCCCTCCTGCACCTTGGCGCGTGCCCGATCACCCAGTTCTGTAGGGATTTCATCATCGCTTGTTGCCATTACAGTGCACGAAGCGTCATCTCCAACTGCAGCATCTGCACCTTCATCTGCCTCCTGCACTGACATGGCAGTTCCGACTTCTTCATCTGCTGCATCAGGAAAGGTCTCCGTCATCTCCTCGTCATCCTCCCGCTCTTCATCAATTGCTTCCTCGGCCTCCTCCACTCTCACGCCCACTTCCTTCGCCTCCACCTCCAAatcatcctcttctctcttctcccctccctcctcctcctccacctctggcTCATTCTCCAGCTCTAttgcttcctcctctctctcactctcttcctcttgtctttcttcCTGTGCCTGGatgtcagtttttcttgtaAGCATATCATTTTTCTCCTCAGGTTTgacttcctctgcctcctctttccctgcttcttctttttgctggaagacaaaggagagaggaaaataagaaaagcaaagattaaagTTTTTCAAGTGCACGCACCTTGAGCCTCATGGATGAACCGCATATACAAACAGATTTGTTCTTCAGCGGCATGTACAAATGATTTAAGAAAAGGTCGGGCGTTCAACAGTTTTCACTGAGGTACAAACAAAATTCATGAATGATCTAGACTTGTCTCAAGAGTCATGTAAAGATAGTCTGGCTTTCTCCACAGGGGCGGAAACACTTGTTTTACGTAAAGTGGCTtcaatcagtatttttatatgaaaaatggatcacatgactatttgtatgtaaaatggGTCAGTTGTAGTGAGGAATCCGCAAAGAATTATCGCCCAACTCTGCAGTGCTCACCAGCTCTGCGGAGCTTTATATCAACTTTCAGCTTAGTGTTATGAATATATTAACCATTGGCGGAAAGGGTCAAATGACTGTGTTTAATATGGAGACTGTGCTCCCAAGAAGAACAACAGCATGAGTCATTCCAGCCCCAAAGCCACATCTGTTTATCTtaaagtgacaaagccctctagtggccatcGTAATTATGACGTAGACAAAGGACGTATGACAAAGTCCGCATGAGAAGGATGTCAGGGCGGATGGACTGGTCAACAAAACGTCAGACTTTAACACGGGAGACAGCTGTGTGTTTCTCGTTTCTAACTGACAACATTGGGTCCTTTAAGCGGGACCACAAATgttccctaatcttaaccatgtttaatattgtaaccatgacgacaaacCTTGTCTTTTCAAACCAAACCATGATGTTTCCCTAAGCCAATcgaagttgtttttgtgcctaaagtTAACCaaaaccaatttatttttcagtgtgatttttaacagtttagGCATAGACAAATGATTTTATCCTACCCACGAGGGCGTCAGATCACAAAACTCTTCTATGTGTCATTCTAACAGGCATGGAAAACAACGTGTTTGCTCTTTTAATTATGGAGGACTTGCTGGATGATGTGGACAGTGTGAAAGCTGTTGCtagtagtgacaaacccacagagcaTTATCACCTGACTGCAGTTTCCCTCCCTTCTACAGAGCATTTAGCCTCTTTCAGGTTATTGTTTTGGTTCGTgggcccacaactttactgttttggttcactcttacCGGTCTCATAGCATCGCTTTCGGAGGGTAGCGGGCTGTTTTCAATGAAACACTCTAAAACCCCACTGTACACTGcttcctgctcagcaccaaatgacagacggacaaagttagcaactagctggtgaacttTTCAGAGCctttagcagccaaagagccaaatatttacTTCAGGAGTGGGTGGAGAAACAGTGGTAAGAGGAGAGTCGGGTGGCCACATATAAGACTCTAAATAAATACCCGTGTTGCTCCATGTCTCCTGGATCTGTAAATGGGCAACCGTTCACCATACCAACTTTAGGAGGTGATAATTTAtcaatgtttgtgtttgcacgTGCGCTgaccccaagtggccaaaaatacTTTAAGAAATTGGAGTTATAATATGTCACCgacatcaaataaaataaaaatcatgaaattAAAGTTAATGTACAATTAATATTTGGTCACAATATCAGTGTACTGTGCATCACAGCTTGCCAAGACATGCAAGTTTtagattcaaaaaaaaaaagagtattttgGCATCATGACAGCTTTTACAGTTCACTAGTTGGTAGGACAATGCTCCAACAATTGCCTCAGGATCTTAATGCAAATAGCTGTTCAGGTGAACATCCTCCACTGCATCCGACAGTGTAAAATCACAGGTAAGGGAATCTTTCACATCCCTTTGACTTTCCCACTTTGCTCTGGCAAAGAGGCTTTTTGGCATCTAACTTGATATCATTACCTCTTTATTACCGTCGTGATACAGCTCTGTGATGGCGTAACATGACAGCAGGACTTGTAGCTCAGCTGTGTGAAAGTCTTCTTTTATTCTTGGGTGACAGCTTTGTTAATTAAACTTGCCAACAAAGTGGTATGAATATTAGGAGACGCATAAGTCAAGGTTCTTACATGAGGCCCACTGTGTtctatacaaaataaatgtaagagCTTACAAATATAGATAGCTTTTAAAGCTACTTAAATCACAATACTAcaattgaatgaaaaatacatacacCATGTTGACTGAATAGTTCCACAGCTagttcttcttcctcctctgcttcttcttcttcttcttcttcttcctcttcttcagtgAGAACCACTTCTTCTTGGCAGGAATGATTGgaaacctcctcctcttcctctgtggcgTGACCCAACAGTAGAGAGCCCGAGGGAGCAGCCTGATAACTGACAGGCTCAtccccctctgcctcctcctccttcacctcctctccatcttctacctctgcttcctctttttcctcttcttccaacTCCAGGACGACCCCCTCAGTCTCCACACCCGGCGGGCAAGATGTGAGGGGAGTTTTCAAGGAACTCAGTACCTCCTGTAAGAAggagctctcctcctccttgttttCCTGGACTCCATCTTCTTCTGCTCCCAACTTACTGTCAGCCTCGTTCTCCTCTGCTCCTTGGGCAATACCTGGAGGTTCCAGTAAATACTCTCTTGGACCAGCAGAGGGCTCTGGTGTGGCCCTAGAAGCAGAAATCAAGGGGTCAGATTGCCTGGAGAGGAAAGAACAATTCAGACTGTGAGAAGGAGAAAACAAGGCGGAAATCACGTCTAATCACCTGGGACTGGCCATAGAGGAGGCTCTGGAGCTGGGCCTGGAGGAGGGCAGGGGCTGGGCATCCGGGGCTTCCTCCTCTGAGAGCATCGTCtcaggaggagaggaagtgtCCGGGCTGTGAGAAACATCCTGTTCTGCTTCCGActcatcctctccctcctccctctcctccttatCTCTCAACAGGGATTGTCTGGAATGCTGTGGttgctccttttccttctcttcctcctcttcttcgttgtcttcttcttcttcttcttctgccgcctcttcttcttcttctacttcttctcctcctccttcctcttctctctccactttTGGTTTCAGCTCATCAAAACTTGCAACTAGattagagacaaaaacaaagatctcaAAGATCAATCTGATCGGATCAATCTGATCTGATCAATTACACAGTGGCATCAAGTATATGGAAGTCCTTGGCTGGCattataaaaatgacagaaaacgaTTTTAGATCATTTATTTTAGATCATTTCTTCTGCAACTGAAAAATTTCATAATAGTAGGATTCTCCAGAAATTAACCATCATAAAAATGACCCTGAAAAAgaccatttccattttattttcattaaaaataaaaaagtaaaatcaggaAATGGTTCATCATTACAATTTCAAGCTTAGGTTACAAATTGTCTGCGAAATGGACAAAAAGTCCATTTACCTTTCAATTTCATTGCTATTATGGCGTTTATGGTGTTATGCTCAGGAgcaaactgaaaattatttgtCAATGGagggttttattttaattataaatttgGCAGTAATTGTGCATtttcaaatctgaaaatgaaaattagttattcaaatcttaaatttaatttttgtcatacatcaaacacacacaacaatgggatacaaattttcaatttgataggatgatttaattttaatattggTGGTCAGTGACTTCcatacttttaatttgaagtacATAAACACCTCCTGACCTTCTGTATCTGGTTGTTCTTGCTCCTccaaagcttttgttttggaaGTGTTCAGCATCTCGTCCACCACAGAgtctccctctgttttcatCTCCAGCCTCTGCACGAACATAAGACATTAGAAATTCTGTCAGCATTATCCTTTACCACTCAGACGGCCATCAAGTTATCAAATTACTGATCAAGTTAGACAGACCTTTAACGAGAAGATGCGGATCCActaaatcagaaaatatctgTCCTGCTGAAGCGCCACTGAGCAGAACACTGGTTCTATCCTATCCTCTGACCCtattgtattattttgattGGGCAAAAGGTCATAACCAAATTATTTATAACTAGCATCTAGGAATTAGCTAAACTGGTTATGTTACTCTAAACACTTCACTGCATGGAGGCAACGGGATGCACCTCAGACAGGAGAGGTACACATGACAATTTTCACCCTATTCATTGgatttataaatgtataaaagcCTTAAATTCGATAAAAATGTTAGGACCTTTGTGGGAAAGCTGAGCTGTTGCAGCAGCGGGTAGTACAagcaacagtatttttagcAGCAACAGAGCAAAAATAAGAATCTGGGAAAAGattaaataagaataaaaaacaacacaacctACGTTTTATGTGTTTAGTTTGGCTATTGTTTctattaataatattaacttTGTACTCAACATGTAAATTGCTAAGCTATGGTTACATGCCAATTGGCTTACTGTAGTTGTGCACACACAGTATGCTCTCTGGAATAGGGGATTATTATGGACATTTCAGGTTTGCTATCTTTCGGTTTCGcttccaaataaagtggtttataTAATTTGGCTCAACTGTCAGTTTTTGTTCCAACTTGTCTGACAGCTTGTATTTTTTGCCCCAGTGGATGTGTTGCAGCGATCCCAACATGTTCCCAGAAGTCAGCTATCACTATGAAAGATATGACTTTATGATAACTGATTGAAACAATGGCTaaaactatcaaaataaaacctgtgtTGGAATAAAGTGAAATGGTCCTCTAAAGGATATGTATTGGGTGTATTAGTTTATGTGTTCGTGTtagtgtatttgtatatgtatgagTCTCTTACACTGGCAGGTTTCCTCTTGTTGCAGGCTTTGTGTCTCAGGCCCAGCTTGTGTTTGGCAGCGGAGTTGTCCAGACAGGCGAAGggactggctggctgactgaagTCCCCTGGAACCACCAGGGGGCTCATTGCTCTACTGGAGGCTGCACAGGACAGCtgggaagacagagagacaaacaaagacataaGGTTTCactaaaaatattcacaaataacTTGTTAGCTGAGAAAATACTCCTTAGGCATTTGTGAATACAGGTAAACTAATTCCCTCCTACAGCTGGACTCtaaaccaccaccacccaaATAAGCGTCATCATCTGGGGGAACCTTTGGAGGAGCTCCACTCACAAAAACTGGGATTTGTCCACCCGTGTCCTGGGGAAATTATATGCACATGCCACTGTATCCTCAAAGCCTGTCTCCCATTGTTTCCCAGTGGAGCAGCTCCAGACACAGCTGGCCACATTACAGACTTGAGTCATCACTCTTAGTCTTTTTCCCAGCTTTGAGTAACTTAACAGCCCAGCATCgaggctggagagagaaaagtgtgtTGAGAGTTTGTTAAAGGGTGGATTTTCACTGAAATGATGAAGGCAGCAGATAAAGAAACCAAAGGAAATAAAGCCAGACCAGCAGcaacagagtgagagaaagggagtCCAGCTGTATAAATATTAGCTGTCCTTATCTGCAGGACCCCCACTTACTCTGTCATCACTGGAAAAGTATCCCTAGATACTATAAATTCTGTATTTGGTAactattttttaacaaaaagacTCAAAAGTGTCCACATTGAGGTCTGTGAATTATCCTGAGTAACCAGGTCCTCACCAATGGAAACATACACTGTTGTgaaatttttcaaatacattcTTTGTTGCCTCAAGCACCACTCTTTGTGGCAGAAGCTGGACATCTCTGAACCTcggcaaataaaaccaaaactatctggaTGACATATGTTTCTACGATTTGGTAGAACTTGCCCCTTTAGGACTCACATTCAATTGTCTGACTCATACCTGGACTGAGAGATCATGTAACATTCAGAGGAATATGAACACAGCTCTTCTTTGTTGACAtttagatttgtttatttatggaGATTTCAAATCTGTATgcgtgagtgtttgtgtgtggggcGGGCCGAGGGAGATTCTGAATGTTATAACTACAAGCAGACATACTGACTGCCAGAGAAACCAATGGAATGCACTCTGAACACTCACACAGCAGTAGATCACTGGaataacacatacagtactacAGTCAGAGAAAAGGACaatgaaagagaggaagtgaCATAAAGAGGGAGAAGACGTCCAGAAGCAGActcccaccaacacacacacacacaccctgaggTCCATCTTCAAACATCACAAACCAAGCACATGACAGCTATTTACTACAGATAGagtatgcatttgtgtttggGAAACTGCTGTATGATCCAGAGCTGAAGAAGAAATCCTCTGATTTAAGAAAACCTGAAACTGCACTATTTGTATCCAGACAGTACATAAAAAACACCAGTACTGAAAGATGGATATATGtgaattgaatgaaatgaactgaactaCGGTTGTGTTTGAAGGACTGTTTCTTTCAGATACTTCATCTTTAGTCTCTCAAATTGATGTTGACTCAGTTGAAAGCTCGGTTATGTATCCTTCATGcgttttttttggccacttggtggcagcagaaacaagtcaTATACGCAGCACCGACTTAATATTGCCTTATACAATTATTATGGCTAACGTGTTAGCAAAGCGTTACtcatttacacatctagcagacacagagcaacgtTAGGATTCAAAAAATGTTGTGTCTCCATGAAGTCCGTTGTGAGTTCTCAGTGAATGGGAAAGCTCCAGAAAGTGCCACTGCGAATGGAATTCATAAAGTCACTGCAGTCCTCCTTGACTGCATTCCTATGTGTGGAATGCACTTTAAAAGGgatattttcaggtttttgtgtgcatgtctttgtagCTGGCTATTTGTGGTTCCCTTCA from the Xiphias gladius isolate SHS-SW01 ecotype Sanya breed wild chromosome 23, ASM1685928v1, whole genome shotgun sequence genome contains:
- the zgc:66433 gene encoding capping protein inhibiting regulator of actin dynamics isoform X3, translated to MKRRMSPWGAGFGSGPSSDSAAMASGPPDGMANQEPAEVQEECSGKKKSKFQTFKKFFARKKRKEQSAVGADTGLKASQSSDNVSKTSENNTLTRSEKDKGSGSKISLGSKALSHDSVFVSDSSEANEALGASQDSIHGKVKSLQLQLKQAIKLGSPPSLVCVKRTEDAGTMSEDDGLPCSPPEYTTLHTVMNQAQRNSSISLEGVDSDDDQLSCAASSRAMSPLVVPGDFSQPASPFACLDNSAAKHKLGLRHKACNKRKPASRLEMKTEGDSVVDEMLNTSKTKALEEQEQPDTEVASFDELKPKVEREEEGGGEEVEEEEEAAEEEEEEDNEEEEEEKEKEQPQHSRQSLLRDKEEREEGEDESEAEQDVSHSPDTSSPPETMLSEEEAPDAQPLPSSRPSSRASSMASPRATPEPSAGPREYLLEPPGIAQGAEENEADSKLGAEEDGVQENKEEESSFLQEVLSSLKTPLTSCPPGVETEGVVLELEEEEKEEAEVEDGEEVKEEEAEGDEPVSYQAAPSGSLLLGHATEEEEEVSNHSCQEEVVLTEEEEEEEEEEEAEEEEELAVELFSQHGQKEEAGKEEAEEVKPEEKNDMLTRKTDIQAQEERQEEESEREEEAIELENEPEVEEEEGGEKREEDDLEVEAKEVGVRVEEAEEAIDEEREDDEEMTETFPDAADEEVGTAMSVQEADEGADAAVGDDASCTVMATSDDEIPTELGDRARAKVQEGQENSEVAEEGVEVDRSEQKPDQEDDAEANPPDVDEKVEMSYLDKKQEEKDQTEATEQATVSSKLPSLSLPESHYETQSQESGALSPSKTSTTTIHINLVSPSSEKITSFFQQSPTAADLKEHVTESPDRAVASTDQDRADEEKPLALEEEATPPASVEQTVNQPPSSSDQSKARFTIAPVWQRSQSLTPPSSPPACASSLSSATTGPGSEEAEATTKKDPAVKAEPPSSPKVELVLSPGRARNAGSAAAKPQSSATSSPSSVKPQASGAASTEESSVVVEGSPDNPFGVRLRKTSVLHRFSSEEDNTESPIETPIPPIGCKAEPPQPISVKPTISQPIGNKPALPKKPDVHGDGGGKAKRISDPAVARGVSGGPDSPSWISMAKQKQKIYKENSLDEITVKKEEQERKSSLPMYVSSAASREHSSKTAESPSKVSSLEISKPSASVEKEARRALSPPTPVPPQPSKAQSLPCPVPPKPQVPPASTKPPPQPNPAQRSLSPLSPVPVPQKSPSCTSPPSLSIAATSLPSSQTPQPQSTTATSTPFSSRTAPEKSGSRAPGLSGQTPPSQRGLPPPALPQDEPPWMALAKKKAKAWSEMPQIVQ